The following is a genomic window from Campylobacter lari subsp. lari.
TCTTCTAAAAAATTTTGATTTTTTAAAGGCTCGTAGATTTTACTACCCACTTCTACACTTAAACTTGCACCTTTAGGTAAAACTAAAATGTTTGATCCATAACTTCTTAATTCTTTTGTGATTTCATTACCTATACCCAAAGTAAGATTTAACATAGTAGCCATAAGTAAAGTAGCTAAAAAAATCGTTAGCAAAGCTAGGGATTTTTGAATTTTATTTTGAAAAATGGAATTTTTTACAATCTTAACTTGCATAGTCATTTCCTAATAAATTATGAATTCTATATTTTGAAGTCTTATTCATATCGATGTATTTTAAAGGATCATTTTTAAACTCTTCATAATTTTTTTCATTCGCAAAAAAATATGTTCTACCTTTATAAACATAAGATCTTGGTGCTTTCAAATTAATTAATTCAGTATGATCAATAGGGTCATAAACTTTCTTTTCTACTACTTGAGTGAAAAAATTTACCCCATCTAAAATTTCTGAAAAAGGTATAATAACTTTACCATTTTCAAATTTATACTTCATAGGGATAGGATTACACCCACCTGCTTTACCTACACTTGGTAAGAAAATTCTAACATTACATGAGATGCAAATTAATTCTCCACCTTTTTTAACATACCCCATATCCCCACATATACTACAAGCATCAAAAACTGCTACTGGAGAGTCTTTATCTTCTCTTTTATTAATTAAGAAAAATCTCACCACTTTACCCTCATCGCTAATATAAGCAAAGCGATGTAAGTTGTTATCTCTTAAAATCGCTACATCAAAGACAAATTCATCATTTTCATTTGGCTCTACATAGGTTGGTTCATCTATGGTTACCGGTCTTGAAGCATGCAAGTCATAAAAAAGAAAAATACAAAGACTTAAAATCATAGCACTAAAAATACTTGCACTAAAACTAGTTATAGTTGAATTTTTTGCTTGATTTTTTCTAAATTCTATATCAAAATCTTTTTTCTTGGTGTTTTCTCCTACTCTTTGTTTTAGAGCTAAAACGACACAAAGTCCTAACAACACAAACCATACATAAGTATA
Proteins encoded in this region:
- a CDS encoding Fe-S-containing protein — translated: MSIYFVHFFGAFFSYALLSALFFYNLKNSLVFKLAFVGFVFSYFAFFISAKTLSYDLLYFSNDILFVLLFLGVIIFSFIKNNFLKEKIQAILLFLLSFAFGIKYLHISIDFPILSTNFLDSLAISSFGLILLAFIMCFGVYLFMRWLREFKFKFLNLFLFVIVIFYLNEALAQILLHLMREGVVETESLYLSYVAKSVYYAKFYTYVWFVLLGLCVVLALKQRVGENTKKKDFDIEFRKNQAKNSTITSFSASIFSAMILSLCIFLFYDLHASRPVTIDEPTYVEPNENDEFVFDVAILRDNNLHRFAYISDEGKVVRFFLINKREDKDSPVAVFDACSICGDMGYVKKGGELICISCNVRIFLPSVGKAGGCNPIPMKYKFENGKVIIPFSEILDGVNFFTQVVEKKVYDPIDHTELINLKAPRSYVYKGRTYFFANEKNYEEFKNDPLKYIDMNKTSKYRIHNLLGNDYAS